Below is a window of Hydrogenimonas sp. SS33 DNA.
CTCTTCACTCCGCCTGGCTCCGTGCGGGGAGAGACCCGTTTCCCGAAAAAGAGATGATGGGCCTTGTCGCGTGCATGATCGATTCGGGATCCCGGGACCGGAATTTTCTCAACCCTACTTTAATGAAAGTCATCAGGTCTCTCTATGAGAACAACCTCATGATCATTCATGAAATGAAAGATGGTGAAAACAAGACATCCTGCATGAATCTTGTTTTGAAATTTCCGAAAACCGACACCTATCTCTTATGGATCGACATCTATAACGATACCCCGTTGATCAATCTCTCTTCCTATGTTTCATTGATAAAGAGCCTGTGTGAGACAGAGAACGAAACATTCCGGATCGATTTCGGCAGGGGGCTTTATGACTATAAAATCAAAAATTTCCTGCCGGAAATCGAACTTCAGTATTCATACTACTATGCGAAAAACGAAACCCTTTTTCTGCGCTTTCTGACAAAAACCCTTTTTCTGCTGGGTATCAAAAATTTCTACAAGAAAAACAAAACATCCATCAACAGGATTTTGCGCCGATGAATGAAACACTCCCCCTGAAAACATTCGCATTTCTTGTTGAGCCAGGGTCCTACACCATGGACCTGGTCGAAAATATTTACAAACCGCTCGGCATCAGATATATTTTCCATAAAGGCGTACCGCTGATCGCACGCAGCGATTCGTCCCCGGAAAGCAGCTCCCTGGAAGGGATGAATCTGTTGAAAAAGTTCCGCCTGCTGACCTCTTTGTACAATGATTACGAATTCTTTATTTTCAACGGCTACAATACATCGGAGTTTCTCTACTTCTTCACAAGGAACCTTCTGACCGGCGGGAAAAAAATCATTGCCGTCGAATCGGACACAAAACTCAATCCGCGCAGCGGCCTCAAGGCGTTCATCAAAAAAACCTACCTTTCGTTCCTCTTCTCAAGACCTTTTCTTTTCGGTTTCGCCGGCGGCAACCATACCCACAAAGAGCTGTTCCGTCATTACGGCATGGCAGAGGAGAGAATCTTTCTTCTTCCCATGATGGTGGACAATGCCAAATTCCGTTTTCGGGGAGAGAGGGCATCGCACCCTTTCGTTTTTCTTTTTGTCGGCCGGATGATCCCCCTGAAAAACATCGAACTGCTCGTGACCGCTTTTCTCGGAAATTTCGAAAACGATCCTCACACAAGGCTCAGAATCGTCGGGGGGGGAGAACTTTTCGAACCGCTGAAGAAAAAATACGGCCATCATGAAAATATCGATTTTCTCGGTCCAAGACACGGCAAAGAGCTTGTGGAAACCTATCACACCTCCCATGTACTTGTTCTTCCTTCCGACAGAGAGCAGTGGGGTCTTGTGGTCAACGAAGCCCTGGCGGCGGGACTGCCCGTCATAGCGTCCGATCGGGTGGGAGCCATTTACGACCTCATTGAAAACAGAGGTACGGGTTTCGTCTTCGATCCGCAAAAGGAGGGGGACCTGGCGGAAAAAATGAAAACGATTCGCGAAAACAGGGAGCTCTACAAAAAGATGGGCGCCAATGCCGCGCAGCTCATGGAAAAAGAGTGGAACTACACACTCTACAGGAACAATCTTCTTGACGCCCTGAAAAAAGGTGCAAAAAGAGTCTTAAAGAGAGAAAAAGCATGAAACCGAAACGAATAATGAAACACCTCATGCTGGGTGCGGGAAGGCTGCTGTACGGCAACAGCGGGTGCAGGGTCATCTACTACCATGACATCCACTCCAAACGTTCCTTCACCGGAATGTCCACTCCTCTGGCACTCTTCAGGCGACATCTGGAGATCATCCGGGAAGAGGCTTTCCGTCCGGTCCCTTCGCCGGGAGAAGGGAGCAGGGAAGTGGAAATCACTTTCGATGACGGCTTCCGGGGAATATATGAAAATTTTTCGATTCTGGAAGAGTACGGCATTCCGGTACGCATCTTTCTTGTAAGTGATTTCATCGGCAAAGAAAACTATCTTGCCGAAAAAGAGATTTCGGAACTCTTGGAAACGGGCCTGGTGCAGATCGGTTCCCACACGGTTTCCCACAGGAACCTCGATACAATGGAAGAGCGCGAAGCCGCGAAGGAAATCTGCGACTCCAAAAAGAGGCTGGAAGAGCTTTTCGGCGTACCGGTCGACACCCTTTGCTACCCCCGCGGAAAATTCAATGACTCGACGATCCGAATCGCAAAAGAGTGCGGATATTCGCTCCAGTATTCATGTCTTCCGGGAAGCTGCACCGACCCCTTCAAGCCGGGCATGGTCAACCGTTCACTGGTTCAAAATGCCGACGATTTCGAATTCCGATCCATTCTTTACGGAGCTGACAGAATTTTTTATCGGCGATACCTCAGCCAACAGTACAGAAGGAGTACGCCTTGACGGATCTTACCGTTGTCATACTGACACTCAACGAAGAAGAGAACATCCGATATTCCGTCGGCAATGTGATAGGCTGGGCGAAAAGCGTCTATGTACTCGACAGCGGTTCCACTGACAAAACGGTGGAGATCGCGGAAGAGATGGGGGCCAGGGTCTTTTACAGAAAATTCGACACCTATGCCAGACAGAGAAACCATGCGATCAAAGAGCTTCCCGTTGATACGGAATGGATGATGTTCCTCGATGCGGACGAATACCTGACGGAACCTCTTAAAGCCGAGATCGAAGCCATCCTCCCGCAGACCGACAAAGACGGCTTTTTCATGAAGAGACGCTTCTACTTCATGGGACGCTGGATCCGACACGGAGGCTATTATCCCGTCAAACTTCTCAGACTCTTCAAAAGGAAGAAAGCACATGTCGAACGCGATATCAATGAACATGTGGTCGTTGAGGGAAAGCTGGGAGAATTGCAACACGATTTTGTGGATGAAAATCACAAAAGCATTCACGACTGGATCGAAAAACACAACCGCTATTCCGATTTTGAGGCGTTGGAACTTTTGCGCCATGAAGAGCGAATGAAAGAAGGGCAATCCGACGAATATGCCAGACTTTTCGGGACTCCTCCCCAGAGGAAACGATGGATCCGGGAACATCTGTGGAACCGTTTTATGCCGCCCCTGGTCAAACCCTGGTTCTACTTTTTTTACAGATATATCGTCAAACTCGGTTTCCTCGACGGCAAAGAGGGGTATATGTTTTTCATGATGCACGCTTTTGTGATGGTACTGCCAACCAGTGTCAAATACTATGAACTCAAAAGAAGAGAAGAGAAAAAATGATTTTTTGCGGCGATACGGTTTTCCCGGGAACGTTCTCGGATGATTTGCTCAGTGAATGTGACAGAGACTTTCTTCAAAAGCCGAAAATCGTCAACCTCGAAAGTCTGGTCGAATTGCAACCGATGAAAAAGAGAACCCCCGGAATCGGCCTCCACTCCTCCCGGGACACAGGAAGGTTTCTGCAGGCCCTTCACGTAGAAGGGGCGCTCCTGGCAAACAATCACGTCACGGATTTCGATATTCCGATTTCGGAACAGAAACGGTATCTTGCCTCGTATGGCATCCAAAGCTGCGGTGCGGCCGATACGCTTCCGGAAGCTGAAAAGCCCTGTTTTTTCGAACATCGGGGAAGGAAAGTCGGGATTTTGGCCTTCGGGTGGGAAACAATAAGCTGCATTGCGGCCACGGAAGATTCAAAAGGGGTCAATCCGCTCCGCTACGACCATATTTTCGATTCGGTCAGGAACTTTCAGAAACTGCATCCGGGAACCCCCCTCGTTACGATCTTTCACTGGAACTACGAGTATGAACTCTATCCCCAGCCGGCCCACAGAAAACTCGCTTTCGAACTGATTGACCTGGGCGTCACCGCGGTTTACGGACATCATCCCCATATAGCGGGGGGAGCGGAAATCTATAGGGGAAAACCGGTTTTCTACAGTCTCGGCAACTTCTACTTTCCGGCGGGCATCTACAGCGGTTTTCGGGTCGAACCTCCGAAAGAGGCATACAGAGGGCTTTGCGTCGAATATGCGGATGATGCGCAAGAGACCATGCTTTACTGGACACGGCTTCATCCCGACGGCAAATTGACGGTGGAGAGTTCCGAAAAAATGGTTCGCAGCGAAAGACTTGCCCTGCTCTCGCCTTTTGCAGGAATGTCCCATGAAAAGTATATCGGCTGGTTCAGAAAAAACCGCCGCAAAAAGAAGCTCCTGCCCATCTATAAAAATCCGCAATCCCGCCTCGAGACACGGTTCAACGACCTCTGGGTCGATACCCGGCAGCGGGCAATCGATTTCCTCGTTCGACTCAGGTCGAAACATTAAGAGCGATTACAACATTTCTTCACTATAATAATACAAATTATACTTTTTATACTTTCTGCCTATATTTTTTCTATAAAAAGCGGGAGAAGGGTATAGATTTGTTTACATTCTCGGAGCGTTTCACGAAATGAAATATTTGATTCACGCCGTCTCCACCAACATGGGAGGAGCGAAAAGGCACCTTGACAGCATGATGGCGGAACTCTCCGAAAGTGCTCCCGAAGATGAATTTTTCGTCGTTCTCAACGAACGATACCATGCGGAGTGGGACCGGCCCAATATCCGTATTATCAGATACCCCATAAAATACAGCAACGGCCTGAGGCGTCTTTGGTTCGACAATGTGGAGATCAACCGGCTGATCAAAGAATTCGATATCGATCTGCTTCTCTCCTTTGCCAATTTCGGCCCTTTCAAAGCAAAATGCAGACACCTGCTTTTTGAAACCAACGCACTCTACTTCTGTGACAATATACGTCATCTCTACCCCCTGAAATCCAGGGTTGTTTCGGACCTGCGAAAACAGCTTATCAAACTTTCCGGCACGGGTGCGGACCTGATTCTGACTCCGAGCGAAAGTCTGAAAAACCAGCTCATTGACGCCTTTGGATTCGATGAAAAAAAGATAACGGTTCTTCCCCACGCCATGGACAGAAAAAGTCTGGGAGCACCCAATGCAGAGGAAAAAAAGAGTGGCGATACCGTCCGTTTCATCGTCACTTCCCATTTGACCAGACACAAAAGAGTCGAAACAATGCTCAAAGCACTGGTTTTACTGAAAGAAGATGAAGCGATCGGCTGCCCTTTCCATGTGCGCTGCACATTCGACAGGCGCGACAATGCAGCCTATTACGACGAGTTGAAGGCGTATATCGACAAGCATAAACTGAATGATCTTGTGTCGTTCATAGGCAGGGTGGATCAGGCGGAGATGGGAAACCTCTATGCTTCCGCCGACTGCATGCTGCACACCACGGCATGTGAATCTTTCGGATTCGCTCTGCTTGAAGCCAAACTCTTCAGACTCCCCGCCATCTGCTCCGATATAGCGGTCAACCGCGAAATAGCGAAAAATTCCGCACTCTATTTCAGGACGGACGATCCTGCGGACCTGGCGGAAAAGATGAAACAGTTCATTCTTGAAAGGCCGGAAAACTTCGATTTCGACGACGGCCTCGTCAATTGGAACTGGAAAAGATATTCCGATCGTTTGCTTCAAATTGCGGGAAGGATGATGCATGGTTGACCTGACAGTCGTCATTTTGACACTCAACGAAGAGAAAAATCTTCCTTTTGCCCTCGAAAACGTCATCGGATGGGCAAAAAACGTTTATGTACTCGACAGCGGTTCCACCGACAAAACGGTGGAGATCGCGGAAGAGATGGGGGCCAGGGTCTTTTACAGAAAATTCGACACCTATGCCAGACAGAGAAACTACGCGATCAAAGAGCTTCCCATTGATACGGAATGGATGATGTTCCTCGATGCGGACGAATACATTCTTCCCGAACTCAAACAGGAGATCGCCGAGAAACTGGCGGAGCATCCGAAAGAAAACGGTTTCTATCTACGGAGACGTTTCTATTTTATGGGGAGATGGATTCGCCACGGAGGGTACTACCCGGTCAAACTGCTTCGTCTTTTCAGGAGAGAAAAAGCCGAAGTGGTCAGAGACATCAACGAGCAGATCGTTGTGGAAGGGGAGACGGCGACGCTGCGACACGATTTTGCGGACGAAAACCGCAAAGGGATCTATGACTGGATAGAAAAGCACAACCGATATTCCTCTTTTGAGGCACAGGAGCTTTTAAATTACGACAAACGTCGATCGGAACGGGAAAAAGACGACTATGCGAAACTGTTCGGTACACAACCCCAGAGAAAAAGATGGATCAAGGAAAATATTCGCAACAGATTCGTCCCCCCGCTGGCCAGGCCTTTTGTCTATTTTTCCTATCGCTACTTTCTGAAACTGGGCTTTCTTGACGGAAAAGAGGGTTTCATCTACTTTATGATGCATGCCTTCATCATGGGTTTGGCGACCAACGTCAAATACCTCGAACTCAAAAGAGAGGAAGAGGCGTCTCAAAGCAGAAAACCGCAGGACACAATGCAATGATAAAAAGAGTTTTGGACAAATACCTGAAAACGGTTTGGAAGGATCCGGAAAGAAAACCTTTCGGGCAGATCGTCGGTGAAGCGGTCCGTTTTTCTGTTCGGAAAAAGACGCTTCCTACCGCCTATTTCACACGACTCCTCTATAAAAAACGGAACACCCGCTACCTGGACTATACCTCAAACCCGACCGTAACCTTTTTGCAGAAGCATTACAACGACCCATCCTTCGTTCCGGTTCTGGAAAACAAATATCTCTATCATCTCTTTTTCAAAGAGCAGGGGATTACGATCCCAAACAGTATCGCCTACAACATCGGCAATATCTTCTTTGTCGGTTCAGAAAGGCTGATCGTCGAGGATACGGAGATGTTCCGCAAGCTGCTCTACCGTATCATCGGCCGCTGCAAAAAGAACAATGTCCTTTTCATGAAAGAGGTGGCCGGAGCCTGGGGAAAAGGCGCCCACAAAATCTCGGCGGACGATCTGGAAAAGAAAAATTTCGATACCGAATCGCTTTTCCGGGATATCGTATCGGCCAGCTTCATCATACAGGAAGCGATTGTACAGCACGAGGAGATAAACAGACTCTATCCCCTCAGCATCAATTCGATCCGGATGGATACTTTCATGGACCGGGAGGGGAATGTCGAAATTCTCTCTGCTCTGCTCAGAATGGGTGGTAACGGCAATTTCGTCGACAACGTCACCGCCGGCGGTCTTTTTGTCCCTATTGACCTGGAGAGCGGAAAGCTCGGTAAACGGGCACAGACTTTTCTCAAAAACGGTGCGAAAAGCCATGAAGCCCACCCCTATACCGGCACCCCTTTCGAAGGCTTTGCGGTCCCCTTTTTCGATGAGGCGAAACAGCTCGTGAAAAAGGCGGCCGAAAAAATACCTGCTCTGCGTCTGGTCGGATGGGATGTGGTTATCACCCCCGAAGGGCCGCTGCTTCTGGAGGGGAACCATCTCTACCATATCGGCATGTCGGAAATGGCGTACGGAGGATATCTGAAACATCCTGTTTTCCGAAAAGCATTGCACGAAGCAGGTTTGAGCGCTGACGAGGAAAAGAAAGAAAAATGAGCCTACAGGAAAAAATCTACTCCCGTTTACCCGTATTCCTGCAAAACATCGCCTGCTCGATGAAGGGAAGAGAGATCGCTTCACGACGCTATTCCAGGGAGTTTTTCGATCTTTTCGAAAAGATAAGGGACCGGGACCGCCTGCCGGCGGATGAGATGTCCGAACTCAGATTCCGGCGACTGCGCGACAATCTGATAACCGCCTATGAAACTTCCGAATATTACAGGGATCTTTTCGACCGTCATGCTTTCGACCCCTACCGCATGGAAGATCCGGACGAACTTCTCAGGCTCCCTCTTCACAGAAAAGCAGATATCAAAAACAATCTGCACAGCATGGTCAACCGTACCGTGGAAAAGGGTTCGACGATCAAAGCGACAACGAGCGGAACCACCGGTTCCGGCCTTGTCTTTCCCATGAGCCACGCCTGTGAACGTGAGACCTGGGCCGTATGGTGGCGCTACCGGCACAACCACGGTATCTCTTTTGATACATGGTGCGCCATTTTCGGGGCAAGGAGCATTGTCCCTCTGGACCAGCAGACCCCTCCGTTTTACAGAACCATCTCCCCGATGCGGCAGGTTCTTTTCAGTATGCATCACCTGAACCGTCGCAACATCGCTTCCTATGTGGAAGCGTTCAACAAAATGCAGATCCCCTGGATTCACGGTCACCCCTCTACCATAGCCAACATGGCCTCTTTGATGCATGAAAACGATTTGCGGCTGA
It encodes the following:
- a CDS encoding glycosyltransferase family 2 protein, yielding MTDLTVVILTLNEEENIRYSVGNVIGWAKSVYVLDSGSTDKTVEIAEEMGARVFYRKFDTYARQRNHAIKELPVDTEWMMFLDADEYLTEPLKAEIEAILPQTDKDGFFMKRRFYFMGRWIRHGGYYPVKLLRLFKRKKAHVERDINEHVVVEGKLGELQHDFVDENHKSIHDWIEKHNRYSDFEALELLRHEERMKEGQSDEYARLFGTPPQRKRWIREHLWNRFMPPLVKPWFYFFYRYIVKLGFLDGKEGYMFFMMHAFVMVLPTSVKYYELKRREEKK
- a CDS encoding sugar-transfer associated ATP-grasp domain-containing protein is translated as MIKRVLDKYLKTVWKDPERKPFGQIVGEAVRFSVRKKTLPTAYFTRLLYKKRNTRYLDYTSNPTVTFLQKHYNDPSFVPVLENKYLYHLFFKEQGITIPNSIAYNIGNIFFVGSERLIVEDTEMFRKLLYRIIGRCKKNNVLFMKEVAGAWGKGAHKISADDLEKKNFDTESLFRDIVSASFIIQEAIVQHEEINRLYPLSINSIRMDTFMDREGNVEILSALLRMGGNGNFVDNVTAGGLFVPIDLESGKLGKRAQTFLKNGAKSHEAHPYTGTPFEGFAVPFFDEAKQLVKKAAEKIPALRLVGWDVVITPEGPLLLEGNHLYHIGMSEMAYGGYLKHPVFRKALHEAGLSADEEKKEK
- a CDS encoding polysaccharide deacetylase family protein encodes the protein MKPKRIMKHLMLGAGRLLYGNSGCRVIYYHDIHSKRSFTGMSTPLALFRRHLEIIREEAFRPVPSPGEGSREVEITFDDGFRGIYENFSILEEYGIPVRIFLVSDFIGKENYLAEKEISELLETGLVQIGSHTVSHRNLDTMEEREAAKEICDSKKRLEELFGVPVDTLCYPRGKFNDSTIRIAKECGYSLQYSCLPGSCTDPFKPGMVNRSLVQNADDFEFRSILYGADRIFYRRYLSQQYRRSTP
- a CDS encoding glycosyltransferase family 4 protein, whose product is MDLVENIYKPLGIRYIFHKGVPLIARSDSSPESSSLEGMNLLKKFRLLTSLYNDYEFFIFNGYNTSEFLYFFTRNLLTGGKKIIAVESDTKLNPRSGLKAFIKKTYLSFLFSRPFLFGFAGGNHTHKELFRHYGMAEERIFLLPMMVDNAKFRFRGERASHPFVFLFVGRMIPLKNIELLVTAFLGNFENDPHTRLRIVGGGELFEPLKKKYGHHENIDFLGPRHGKELVETYHTSHVLVLPSDREQWGLVVNEALAAGLPVIASDRVGAIYDLIENRGTGFVFDPQKEGDLAEKMKTIRENRELYKKMGANAAQLMEKEWNYTLYRNNLLDALKKGAKRVLKREKA
- a CDS encoding glycosyltransferase family 2 protein, yielding MVDLTVVILTLNEEKNLPFALENVIGWAKNVYVLDSGSTDKTVEIAEEMGARVFYRKFDTYARQRNYAIKELPIDTEWMMFLDADEYILPELKQEIAEKLAEHPKENGFYLRRRFYFMGRWIRHGGYYPVKLLRLFRREKAEVVRDINEQIVVEGETATLRHDFADENRKGIYDWIEKHNRYSSFEAQELLNYDKRRSEREKDDYAKLFGTQPQRKRWIKENIRNRFVPPLARPFVYFSYRYFLKLGFLDGKEGFIYFMMHAFIMGLATNVKYLELKREEEASQSRKPQDTMQ
- a CDS encoding glycosyltransferase, whose translation is MKYLIHAVSTNMGGAKRHLDSMMAELSESAPEDEFFVVLNERYHAEWDRPNIRIIRYPIKYSNGLRRLWFDNVEINRLIKEFDIDLLLSFANFGPFKAKCRHLLFETNALYFCDNIRHLYPLKSRVVSDLRKQLIKLSGTGADLILTPSESLKNQLIDAFGFDEKKITVLPHAMDRKSLGAPNAEEKKSGDTVRFIVTSHLTRHKRVETMLKALVLLKEDEAIGCPFHVRCTFDRRDNAAYYDELKAYIDKHKLNDLVSFIGRVDQAEMGNLYASADCMLHTTACESFGFALLEAKLFRLPAICSDIAVNREIAKNSALYFRTDDPADLAEKMKQFILERPENFDFDDGLVNWNWKRYSDRLLQIAGRMMHG
- a CDS encoding CapA family protein — translated: MKKRTPGIGLHSSRDTGRFLQALHVEGALLANNHVTDFDIPISEQKRYLASYGIQSCGAADTLPEAEKPCFFEHRGRKVGILAFGWETISCIAATEDSKGVNPLRYDHIFDSVRNFQKLHPGTPLVTIFHWNYEYELYPQPAHRKLAFELIDLGVTAVYGHHPHIAGGAEIYRGKPVFYSLGNFYFPAGIYSGFRVEPPKEAYRGLCVEYADDAQETMLYWTRLHPDGKLTVESSEKMVRSERLALLSPFAGMSHEKYIGWFRKNRRKKKLLPIYKNPQSRLETRFNDLWVDTRQRAIDFLVRLRSKH